A single genomic interval of Corallococcus macrosporus harbors:
- the icd gene encoding NADP-dependent isocitrate dehydrogenase has protein sequence MAPPSGEKITLQNGKLTVPNNPIIPYIEGDGTGRDIWKASQAVFDAAVEKAYGGKKKISWYEVLAGEKSFKQVNNWLPDETVAAFREYLVGIKGPLTTPVGGGIRSLNVALRQMLDLYVCLRPVRYFKGVPSPVKQPDKVDMVIFRENTEDIYAGIEFEAGTAQAEKFLGWLKQEFPKEAGKIRFPANVGIGIKPVSQEGTERLVRAAIQYAVDLKRKSVTLVHKGNIMKFTEGAFRKWGYDLAAREFGDKVYTWDQWEATKAAKGEDAANAEQKAAVSAGKIIIKDSIADITLQQVLTRPDEFDVIATLNLNGDYLSDALAAQVGGIGIAPGGNINYVSGHAVFEATHGTAPKYADLDKVNPGSVILSGEMMLRHMGWHEAADLIIKGMDKAIAARTVTYDFARLMKLETKETVSEVKCSEFGQAIIKHM, from the coding sequence ATGGCGCCTCCCTCTGGCGAGAAGATCACCCTGCAGAACGGCAAGCTGACCGTTCCGAACAACCCGATCATCCCCTACATCGAGGGCGACGGCACCGGCCGCGACATCTGGAAGGCCTCGCAGGCCGTGTTCGACGCCGCGGTGGAGAAGGCCTACGGCGGCAAGAAGAAGATCTCCTGGTACGAGGTCCTGGCCGGCGAGAAGTCCTTCAAGCAGGTGAACAACTGGCTGCCGGACGAGACGGTCGCCGCGTTCCGCGAGTACCTCGTGGGCATCAAGGGCCCGCTGACGACGCCGGTGGGCGGTGGCATCCGCTCGCTGAACGTGGCGCTGCGCCAGATGCTGGACCTGTACGTCTGCCTGCGGCCCGTGCGCTACTTCAAGGGCGTGCCCAGCCCGGTGAAGCAGCCGGACAAGGTGGACATGGTCATCTTCCGTGAGAACACGGAGGACATCTACGCGGGCATCGAGTTCGAGGCCGGCACCGCGCAGGCGGAGAAGTTCCTGGGCTGGCTGAAGCAGGAGTTCCCCAAGGAGGCGGGCAAGATCCGCTTCCCCGCGAACGTGGGCATCGGCATCAAGCCCGTGTCCCAGGAAGGCACGGAGCGCCTGGTGCGCGCCGCCATCCAGTACGCGGTGGACCTCAAGCGCAAGAGCGTCACGCTGGTCCACAAGGGCAACATCATGAAGTTCACCGAGGGCGCCTTCCGCAAGTGGGGCTACGACCTCGCGGCGCGTGAGTTCGGTGACAAGGTCTACACCTGGGACCAGTGGGAGGCCACCAAGGCCGCCAAGGGCGAGGACGCCGCCAACGCGGAGCAGAAGGCCGCGGTGTCCGCCGGGAAGATCATCATCAAGGACTCCATCGCGGACATCACCCTGCAGCAGGTGCTGACCCGTCCGGACGAGTTCGACGTCATCGCCACGCTGAACCTCAACGGCGACTACCTGTCGGACGCGCTCGCGGCGCAGGTGGGCGGCATCGGCATCGCGCCGGGCGGCAACATCAACTACGTCTCCGGCCACGCCGTCTTCGAGGCCACCCACGGCACCGCGCCGAAGTACGCGGACCTGGACAAGGTGAACCCGGGCTCCGTCATCCTCTCCGGCGAGATGATGCTCCGCCACATGGGCTGGCACGAGGCCGCGGACCTGATCATCAAGGGCATGGACAAGGCCATCGCCGCGCGCACGGTGACGTACGACTTCGCGCGCCTGATGAAGCTGGAGACGAAGGAGACCGTGTCCGAGGTGAAGTGCTCGGAGTTCGGTCAGGCCATCATCAAGCACATGTAG
- a CDS encoding cytochrome P450 → MSTAVEAVKVDEQSDAIHIEAHGGKAPNAMKCPHLGAQYNPFAGPHVEDPHPFYAQLRRDAPVSYNPMLGMWLVSRYEDICHVLKDPSRYSSADLGNMGSVLSPETLSVLAEGYPLADSLINSDPPAHTRLRKLLGRGFSAQRIAAQEAPIRAVSEELIRAFAQKGHADLVTQFAYPLPVRVILGMAGIPQEDMADIKRWCDDFFRMIFTRVPAEEQPPLARSWVTFQHYVARLIRARTDEPRDDLVSYLVTTDADGEALTLPELIIAIAGSMLAAGHETTTALLAQCWKQALLQPGLWQRLRQDRSLVPHLIEETLRFDSVAHGMIRTTVEDVELAGVALPRGSRLLLLYASGSRDASLLADGEHFDISRHHPTHLGFGRGIHFCIGAPLARLEALIATNLLLDLLPDLRLAEETPDFGHTQSLTIRTIQHLRVAWTPTGA, encoded by the coding sequence GTGAGTACCGCAGTGGAAGCAGTGAAGGTGGATGAGCAGTCCGACGCAATCCACATCGAAGCGCATGGCGGCAAGGCCCCCAACGCCATGAAGTGCCCCCATCTGGGGGCCCAGTACAATCCCTTCGCGGGACCTCACGTCGAGGACCCGCATCCGTTCTACGCGCAGCTGAGGCGGGACGCGCCCGTCAGCTACAACCCCATGCTGGGGATGTGGCTGGTGAGCCGTTACGAGGACATCTGCCACGTGTTGAAGGACCCGTCGCGCTACTCGTCGGCGGACCTGGGCAACATGGGCTCGGTGCTGTCCCCGGAGACGCTCTCGGTGCTCGCCGAGGGCTATCCCCTGGCGGACAGCCTGATCAACTCGGATCCCCCCGCGCACACCCGGCTGCGCAAGCTGCTGGGCCGCGGCTTCTCCGCCCAGCGCATCGCCGCGCAGGAAGCCCCCATCCGCGCCGTCTCCGAGGAACTCATCCGCGCCTTCGCGCAGAAGGGGCACGCGGACCTGGTGACGCAGTTCGCGTACCCGCTGCCCGTGCGGGTCATCCTGGGCATGGCGGGCATCCCCCAGGAGGACATGGCGGACATCAAGCGCTGGTGCGACGACTTCTTCCGGATGATCTTCACCCGCGTCCCCGCGGAGGAGCAGCCGCCGCTCGCGCGAAGCTGGGTCACCTTCCAGCACTACGTCGCCCGCCTCATCCGCGCCCGGACCGACGAGCCCAGGGACGACCTGGTCAGCTACCTGGTCACCACCGACGCGGACGGCGAGGCGCTCACGCTGCCGGAGCTGATCATCGCCATCGCCGGCAGCATGCTCGCGGCGGGCCATGAGACGACGACGGCGCTGCTCGCCCAGTGCTGGAAGCAGGCCCTGCTCCAGCCCGGCCTCTGGCAGCGGCTGCGGCAGGACCGCTCGCTGGTGCCGCACCTGATCGAGGAGACGCTGCGCTTCGACTCGGTGGCGCACGGGATGATCCGCACCACCGTGGAGGACGTGGAGCTCGCGGGCGTCGCGCTGCCCAGGGGCTCGCGGCTGCTGCTGCTCTACGCGTCCGGAAGCCGTGACGCCTCGCTGCTGGCGGACGGCGAGCACTTCGACATCTCCCGGCACCACCCGACGCACCTGGGCTTTGGCCGGGGCATCCACTTCTGCATCGGAGCGCCGCTGGCCCGGCTGGAGGCGCTCATCGCCACCAACCTGCTGCTGGACCTGCTGCCCGACCTGCGGCTGGCGGAGGAGACCCCGGACTTCGGCCACACGCAGTCGCTGACCATCCGCACCATCCAGCACCTGCGCGTGGCGTGGACCCCCACCGGGGCCTGA
- the sdhA gene encoding succinate dehydrogenase flavoprotein subunit produces the protein MAAAARFTVVGGGLAGLMTTIKLAEAGHQVDVLSLVPVKRSHSVCAQGGINGAVNTKGEGDHPDIHVKDTLRGGDFLAEQVSVKGMCYAAPGIIYLLDRMGVTFNRTPEGLLDFRRFGGTLHNRTAFAGATTGQQLLYALDEQVRRYEAEGKVTKYEYWEWLGTVKDESGRCIGSVAMDLRTMEIRTFPAEAVCLATGGPGIVFGRSTNSIINTGTAAGRAYMEGALYANGEFIQVHPTSIPGEDKLRLMSESVRGEGGRVWVPKKKGDTRNPREIPESERWYFLEEKYPKYKNLVPRDVATREIFMVCRDLGMGLGGRDGVYLDVTHIPAKTLDAKIKGVMEIYEKFVGDDPRHTPMVIFPGMHYSMGGLHVSFEADSRTQTPLDGSPVNQSTRIPGLYAAGEADYAFHGANRLGANSLLSCIYSGMIGGPAMVSFAKSQTTSASAMPEKYFADAKKYWQDRFATIKAMNGQENPYQLAKELGEVMTENCTVVRYNDRLKKTVETIRGLKDRWSRVNVLDTGVVANRALSYTNQLWNMLELGEVIATSALLRDESRGAHYKPDFSLPEPKSKDPREDPQWMDLWRKRHEKWAKTTIATYASQGPQISYQDLPTPVLDPEPRWYA, from the coding sequence ATGGCGGCAGCAGCGCGATTCACGGTGGTGGGCGGCGGTCTGGCCGGGCTGATGACGACGATCAAGCTGGCGGAGGCGGGTCACCAGGTGGACGTGCTCTCGCTCGTCCCGGTCAAACGCTCCCACTCGGTCTGTGCCCAGGGCGGCATCAACGGCGCGGTGAACACGAAGGGTGAAGGCGACCACCCGGACATCCACGTGAAGGACACGCTGCGCGGCGGCGACTTCCTGGCGGAGCAGGTGTCCGTGAAGGGCATGTGCTACGCGGCGCCTGGCATCATCTACCTGCTGGACCGCATGGGCGTGACCTTCAACCGCACGCCGGAAGGCCTGCTGGACTTCCGCCGCTTCGGCGGCACCCTGCACAACCGCACCGCGTTCGCGGGCGCCACCACCGGCCAGCAGCTGCTCTACGCGCTGGACGAGCAGGTCCGCCGCTACGAGGCGGAGGGCAAGGTCACCAAGTACGAGTACTGGGAGTGGCTGGGCACGGTGAAGGACGAGTCCGGCCGCTGCATCGGCAGCGTGGCCATGGACCTGCGCACCATGGAGATCCGCACGTTCCCGGCGGAGGCGGTGTGCCTGGCCACGGGCGGCCCCGGCATCGTCTTCGGGCGCTCCACCAACTCCATCATCAACACCGGCACCGCCGCGGGCCGCGCGTACATGGAAGGCGCGCTGTACGCCAACGGCGAGTTCATCCAGGTGCACCCCACCTCCATCCCGGGCGAGGACAAGCTGCGCCTGATGAGCGAGTCCGTGCGCGGCGAGGGCGGCCGCGTCTGGGTGCCCAAGAAGAAGGGCGACACGCGCAACCCCCGGGAGATCCCGGAGAGCGAGCGCTGGTACTTCCTGGAAGAGAAGTACCCCAAGTACAAGAACCTGGTGCCGCGCGACGTGGCGACGCGGGAGATCTTCATGGTCTGCCGCGACCTGGGCATGGGCCTGGGCGGGCGCGACGGCGTGTACCTGGACGTGACGCACATCCCGGCCAAGACGCTCGACGCGAAGATCAAGGGCGTCATGGAGATCTACGAGAAGTTCGTCGGAGATGATCCGCGCCACACGCCCATGGTCATCTTCCCGGGCATGCACTACTCGATGGGCGGCCTGCACGTCTCTTTCGAGGCGGACTCGCGCACCCAGACGCCGCTGGACGGCAGCCCGGTGAACCAGAGCACGCGCATCCCCGGCCTGTACGCGGCCGGCGAGGCGGACTACGCCTTCCACGGCGCGAACCGCCTGGGCGCCAACTCGCTCCTGTCCTGCATCTACTCCGGCATGATCGGCGGCCCGGCGATGGTGTCCTTCGCCAAGAGCCAGACGACCAGCGCCTCGGCGATGCCGGAGAAGTACTTCGCGGACGCGAAGAAGTACTGGCAGGACCGCTTCGCCACCATCAAGGCGATGAACGGGCAGGAGAACCCGTACCAGCTCGCCAAGGAGCTGGGCGAGGTGATGACGGAGAACTGCACCGTCGTCCGCTACAACGACCGCCTGAAGAAGACGGTGGAGACCATCCGCGGCCTGAAGGACCGCTGGAGCCGCGTCAACGTGCTGGACACGGGCGTCGTCGCCAACCGCGCGCTCTCCTACACCAACCAGCTGTGGAACATGCTGGAGCTGGGGGAGGTCATCGCCACCAGCGCGCTCTTGCGCGACGAGAGCCGCGGCGCGCACTACAAGCCGGACTTCTCCCTGCCGGAGCCCAAGTCGAAGGACCCGCGCGAGGATCCGCAGTGGATGGACCTGTGGCGCAAGCGCCACGAGAAGTGGGCGAAGACGACCATCGCCACGTACGCCTCCCAGGGCCCGCAGATCTCCTACCAGGACCTGCCCACGCCGGTGCTGGACCCCGAGCCCCGCTGGTACGCGTAA
- the sdhB gene encoding succinate dehydrogenase iron-sulfur subunit, whose translation MDTAQASAVSSKTVTFRIWRQDDPNKPGHFDEFKVPYTKGANVISCLMEIQRNPVTVEGKKVAPVVWDAACLEEVCGSCAMNINGRVRMACSALVDKLQQPITLEPMKKFPVVRDLTVDRDRMFESLKRVKGWIPVDGTYNLGPGPRQSQKDQSVMYVLSTCITCGSCLEACPQVTLDNDFIGAAPISQARLFNMHPTGKLNAEERTRALMGPGGIQDCGKAQNCVKVCPKEIPLTTSIAVMNREVSKLMIKDIFFKEEEQKASSGPG comes from the coding sequence ATGGACACCGCACAGGCCAGCGCCGTCAGCTCGAAGACCGTCACCTTCCGCATCTGGCGTCAGGATGATCCGAACAAGCCGGGTCACTTCGACGAGTTCAAGGTCCCCTACACGAAGGGCGCCAACGTCATCTCCTGTCTGATGGAGATCCAGCGCAACCCCGTCACCGTGGAGGGCAAGAAGGTGGCCCCCGTGGTGTGGGACGCCGCGTGCCTCGAGGAGGTGTGTGGCAGCTGCGCCATGAACATCAACGGCCGGGTGCGCATGGCGTGCTCCGCGCTGGTGGACAAGCTCCAGCAGCCCATCACCCTGGAGCCGATGAAGAAGTTCCCGGTGGTGCGCGACCTCACCGTGGACCGCGACCGCATGTTCGAGTCGCTCAAGCGCGTGAAGGGGTGGATCCCCGTCGACGGCACGTACAACCTGGGCCCCGGCCCGCGCCAGTCGCAGAAGGACCAGTCCGTGATGTACGTGCTGTCCACGTGCATCACCTGCGGCAGCTGCCTGGAGGCGTGCCCCCAGGTGACGCTGGACAACGACTTCATCGGCGCGGCGCCCATCAGCCAGGCCCGCCTGTTCAACATGCACCCCACGGGCAAGCTGAACGCGGAGGAGCGCACGCGCGCCCTCATGGGCCCCGGCGGCATCCAGGACTGCGGCAAGGCGCAGAACTGCGTGAAGGTCTGCCCGAAGGAGATCCCCCTCACGACCTCCATCGCGGTGATGAACCGCGAGGTGAGCAAGCTGATGATCAAGGACATCTTCTTCAAGGAAGAGGAGCAGAAGGCGTCCAGCGGTCCGGGGTAG
- a CDS encoding ATP-binding protein, which yields MSAALDVKGSPGDAEASSSGQGLEPVDFPDVFQVDVAVSVRDALGLLGATRRLHGVEVALELPEDPVIARVSRRRLEQVLLLLVAHAVDAAPQEAQTVRVVVEPPDDFGDVGPRFLVVMPGVSLSERETRSVVLSPLRVGNTQRRLARARELVDAMGGELGLERLEQGTAVSVQLPAPGLASF from the coding sequence ATGAGCGCAGCGCTGGATGTGAAGGGTTCGCCGGGGGACGCGGAAGCCTCCTCCAGCGGTCAGGGGCTGGAGCCCGTGGACTTCCCGGACGTCTTCCAGGTGGACGTGGCGGTGTCCGTGCGCGACGCGCTGGGGCTGCTCGGCGCGACGCGGCGGCTGCACGGCGTGGAGGTGGCGCTGGAGCTCCCCGAGGATCCGGTCATCGCCCGGGTCAGCCGGCGCCGCCTGGAGCAAGTGCTGCTGCTGCTCGTCGCCCACGCGGTGGACGCGGCGCCGCAGGAAGCCCAGACCGTGCGCGTGGTGGTGGAGCCGCCGGACGACTTTGGCGACGTGGGGCCGCGCTTCCTGGTGGTGATGCCGGGCGTGAGCCTGTCGGAACGGGAGACGCGCTCGGTGGTGCTGTCGCCCCTGCGCGTGGGCAACACCCAGCGGCGCCTGGCCCGGGCCCGGGAGCTGGTGGACGCCATGGGCGGTGAGCTCGGGCTGGAGCGCCTGGAGCAGGGGACGGCCGTGAGCGTCCAGCTGCCGGCGCCGGGGCTCGCCAGCTTCTAG
- a CDS encoding bifunctional 3-(3-hydroxy-phenyl)propionate/3-hydroxycinnamic acid hydroxylase: protein MAPESVDVIVVGSGPVGAMAANLLGQYGLRTVVIEKETTAHTQSRAINADDEAQRIFQAAGLTGELGPGFHPCLKMTYVDDEMRMLAEVDFTKVERPNGHPIGSLFNQPRMEAALHRGLERFAHVSMWRGHEVESFMQDDEGVSVRVKDNVNGRTLTVRARYLLACDGAKSGIRRRLGLKLEGTTALEHALAVSVETQSSAPDFTYYPCGPERVGIVTRTAHDEIRFDTVVKPGQDLEYVKTPEYVRSIIAPFIDPDTVKVKSVNLYAYHSRMAEKWRVGRVFLLGDAAHLMPPFLGQGLCSGLRDAANLTWKLAHVLGGAADASLLDTYEVERRPHAAEMMRLSDSLGSMLASGGPFVARARNAFIKLLYHMPVTGPFIREYKMKPNLFHSEGFLFGGKRGKSKQAAEGAYFPQPRVEHGEEGERPLDDVIGHRFAVLTRPGAPAEVQQAAKAMAEDVGGVWLSVAPAARSGAGRSGEVVDLEGRLGEWFAQHAADLVVLRPDRYVYAATNRAGVNAVHASLKQAVRPLTRWGSRGSRRAAQLGA, encoded by the coding sequence ATGGCTCCGGAATCTGTTGATGTGATCGTCGTCGGAAGCGGCCCGGTGGGTGCCATGGCGGCGAACCTCCTGGGGCAGTACGGCCTGCGCACCGTGGTCATCGAGAAGGAGACCACCGCGCACACCCAGTCCCGCGCGATCAACGCGGACGACGAAGCGCAGCGCATCTTCCAGGCCGCGGGTCTCACGGGCGAGCTGGGGCCGGGCTTCCACCCGTGCCTGAAGATGACCTACGTGGACGACGAGATGCGGATGCTCGCCGAGGTGGACTTCACCAAGGTGGAGCGCCCCAACGGCCACCCCATCGGCTCGCTGTTCAACCAGCCTCGCATGGAGGCCGCCCTGCACCGCGGCCTGGAGCGCTTCGCGCACGTCAGCATGTGGCGCGGCCACGAAGTCGAGTCCTTCATGCAGGACGACGAAGGCGTGTCCGTGCGCGTGAAGGACAACGTCAATGGCCGCACCTTGACGGTGCGCGCGCGCTACCTGCTGGCGTGCGACGGCGCCAAGAGCGGCATCCGCCGCCGGCTGGGCCTGAAGCTGGAGGGCACCACGGCGCTGGAGCACGCGCTGGCCGTCTCCGTGGAGACGCAGTCGTCCGCGCCGGACTTCACCTACTACCCCTGCGGCCCGGAGCGCGTGGGCATCGTGACGCGCACCGCGCACGACGAGATCCGCTTCGACACGGTGGTCAAGCCGGGGCAGGACCTGGAGTACGTGAAGACGCCCGAGTACGTGCGCAGCATCATCGCCCCCTTCATCGACCCGGACACCGTGAAGGTGAAGAGCGTCAACCTCTACGCCTACCACAGCCGCATGGCGGAGAAGTGGCGGGTGGGCCGGGTGTTCCTGCTCGGGGACGCGGCGCACCTGATGCCGCCGTTCCTGGGCCAGGGCCTGTGCTCCGGCCTGCGCGACGCGGCGAACCTCACCTGGAAGCTGGCGCACGTGCTGGGCGGCGCGGCGGACGCGTCGCTGCTGGACACCTACGAGGTGGAGCGCCGGCCGCACGCCGCGGAGATGATGCGGCTGTCGGACTCGCTGGGCTCGATGCTGGCGTCGGGCGGTCCGTTCGTGGCCCGCGCGCGCAACGCCTTCATCAAGCTGCTCTACCACATGCCCGTCACCGGTCCGTTCATCCGCGAGTACAAGATGAAGCCGAACCTCTTCCACTCGGAAGGGTTCCTCTTCGGCGGCAAGCGCGGCAAGTCCAAGCAGGCGGCGGAAGGCGCCTACTTCCCGCAGCCGCGCGTGGAGCACGGCGAGGAAGGGGAGCGCCCGCTGGATGACGTCATCGGCCACCGCTTCGCGGTGCTGACTCGGCCGGGTGCGCCCGCGGAAGTCCAGCAGGCCGCCAAGGCGATGGCGGAGGACGTCGGCGGCGTGTGGCTGTCGGTCGCGCCGGCGGCGCGCTCCGGCGCGGGCCGCTCGGGTGAGGTGGTGGACCTGGAGGGCAGGCTGGGCGAGTGGTTCGCCCAGCACGCCGCGGACCTGGTCGTCCTGCGCCCGGACCGCTACGTCTACGCGGCCACGAACCGCGCGGGCGTCAACGCGGTCCACGCATCGCTGAAGCAGGCCGTCCGCCCGCTGACCCGCTGGGGCAGCCGCGGATCTCGCCGGGCGGCGCAGCTCGGCGCCTGA
- the sucC gene encoding ADP-forming succinate--CoA ligase subunit beta, with protein MKIHEYQGKELFRKYGVPTPRGILALDPDQAEAAAKELATPVVVVKAQIHAGGRGKGGGVKLAKSPAEAKTLAQQMLGMMLKTIQTGPEGQKVNKVYIEEGLDIGQELYLGVTLDRATSRITFMASTEGGVEIEEVAEKHPEKILRAVVDPAVGFADFQGRELAFGLGLTGPTVNKFVQFCSSLYKMYVETDASLVEINPLVIRKSGGVVALDAKVNFDENALYRHKDLLEYRDVAEEEPRETQAKEHDLAYIALDGNIGCMVNGAGLAMATMDTIKLVGGAPANFLDVGGGASKEKVTAAFKLILADPQVKAVLVNIFGGIMKCDVIAEGIIAAAKEVQLKIPLVVRLEGTNVEQGKELLRNSGLAITPADNLRQAAEKAVAAIK; from the coding sequence ATGAAGATCCACGAGTACCAGGGCAAGGAACTCTTCCGGAAGTATGGCGTGCCCACGCCGCGCGGCATCCTCGCGCTCGATCCCGACCAGGCGGAGGCCGCGGCGAAGGAGCTGGCCACGCCCGTCGTCGTCGTGAAGGCGCAGATCCACGCGGGCGGCCGCGGCAAGGGCGGCGGCGTGAAGCTGGCCAAGAGCCCCGCGGAGGCCAAGACGCTCGCCCAGCAGATGCTGGGCATGATGCTCAAGACCATCCAGACCGGCCCGGAAGGGCAGAAGGTCAACAAGGTCTACATCGAAGAGGGCCTCGACATCGGCCAGGAGCTGTACCTGGGCGTGACGCTCGACCGCGCCACCAGCCGCATCACCTTCATGGCGTCCACCGAGGGCGGCGTGGAGATTGAAGAAGTGGCGGAGAAGCACCCGGAGAAGATCCTCCGCGCCGTCGTGGACCCCGCGGTGGGCTTCGCGGACTTCCAGGGCCGCGAGCTGGCCTTCGGGCTGGGCCTGACGGGCCCCACGGTGAACAAGTTCGTCCAGTTCTGCTCCTCGCTCTACAAGATGTACGTGGAGACGGACGCGTCCCTCGTGGAGATCAACCCGCTGGTCATCCGCAAGAGCGGCGGCGTGGTGGCGCTCGACGCGAAGGTGAACTTCGACGAGAACGCGCTCTACCGGCACAAGGACCTGCTGGAGTACCGCGACGTGGCGGAGGAGGAGCCCCGCGAGACGCAGGCCAAGGAGCACGACCTGGCCTACATCGCGCTGGACGGCAACATCGGCTGCATGGTGAACGGCGCGGGTCTGGCCATGGCCACCATGGACACCATCAAGCTGGTGGGCGGCGCTCCGGCCAACTTCCTGGACGTGGGCGGCGGCGCGAGCAAGGAGAAGGTGACGGCGGCCTTCAAGCTCATCCTCGCGGATCCGCAGGTCAAGGCGGTGCTCGTCAACATCTTCGGCGGCATCATGAAGTGTGACGTCATCGCGGAAGGCATCATCGCGGCGGCGAAGGAAGTGCAGCTGAAGATCCCGCTCGTCGTGCGCCTGGAAGGCACCAACGTGGAGCAGGGCAAGGAGCTGCTCCGCAACTCGGGCCTCGCCATCACCCCCGCGGACAACCTGCGCCAGGCGGCCGAGAAGGCCGTGGCGGCCATCAAGTAG
- the mdh gene encoding malate dehydrogenase, with product MAHKKKKIGLIGGGQIGGNLALLAVQKNLGDVVLYDIPAAEGLVKGKALDINQLSAVDGYDCRVTGSTDWKDVAGSDVIIITAGVPRKPGMSREDLLDVNLKIMKDVAGNIKQHAPDAFVINVANPLDAMVFALHKIAGLKDNMVVGMAGVLDTSRFKCFVAEALNCSIRDVEALVLGGHGDDMVPLVRHSTVGGVPLTQLIAKDKLDAIIDRTRKGGAELVGLYKTGSAYFAPASSSIAMAESFLFDRKRVLPSAALLKGQYGIKDFFFGVPAQIGAGGVEKIIEVELNDAEKAELNKSFTSVKGTVELVKL from the coding sequence ATGGCTCACAAGAAGAAGAAGATCGGCCTCATTGGCGGCGGTCAGATCGGCGGCAACCTGGCGCTGCTGGCGGTCCAGAAGAACCTCGGCGACGTGGTGCTCTACGACATCCCGGCGGCCGAGGGTCTGGTCAAGGGCAAGGCGCTGGACATCAACCAGCTCTCCGCGGTGGACGGCTACGACTGCCGCGTCACCGGCTCCACGGACTGGAAGGACGTCGCGGGCTCGGACGTGATCATCATCACGGCCGGCGTGCCCCGGAAGCCGGGCATGTCCCGCGAGGACCTGCTGGACGTCAACCTGAAGATCATGAAGGACGTGGCGGGCAACATCAAGCAGCACGCCCCGGACGCCTTCGTCATCAACGTGGCCAACCCGCTGGACGCGATGGTGTTCGCGCTCCACAAGATCGCCGGCCTGAAGGACAACATGGTCGTGGGCATGGCGGGCGTGCTGGACACCAGCCGCTTCAAGTGCTTCGTGGCCGAGGCCCTGAACTGCTCCATCCGTGACGTGGAGGCGCTCGTCCTCGGCGGCCACGGTGACGACATGGTCCCGCTCGTGCGCCACAGCACCGTGGGCGGCGTGCCCCTGACCCAGCTCATCGCGAAGGACAAGCTGGACGCCATCATCGACCGCACCCGCAAGGGCGGCGCGGAGCTGGTGGGCCTGTACAAGACGGGCAGCGCCTACTTCGCCCCGGCCTCCTCCTCCATCGCCATGGCGGAGAGCTTCCTCTTCGACCGCAAGCGCGTCCTGCCGTCCGCCGCCCTGCTCAAGGGCCAGTACGGCATCAAGGACTTCTTCTTCGGCGTCCCCGCGCAGATCGGCGCGGGCGGCGTGGAGAAGATCATCGAGGTGGAGCTGAACGACGCGGAGAAGGCCGAGCTGAACAAGTCCTTCACCTCCGTGAAGGGCACCGTGGAGCTCGTCAAGCTGTAG